The Primulina eburnea isolate SZY01 chromosome 13, ASM2296580v1, whole genome shotgun sequence genome includes a region encoding these proteins:
- the LOC140810297 gene encoding uncharacterized protein, which yields MNNDRNWMYQRLENEFLTAEYCVGVESFVAFALSHPECLLDGNIRCPCNRKKCQNQTYLDEDTVKVHLARYGFVPDYYNWYFHGEEYIPPLFPNFNMEAPSSSRSRVAPPTAQTTSPGFLNFLEENVNFEENPQNENVNFGEENPTVNTVHEDPESPNSYIKSLYECIKSAEKEIWDGNPHGHTVLSVLARLLEMKHEHNMSERNYNDMCQLMSELCPSDNFVPDSFYATKKIIKDLELRVEKIDACNNNCMIYWGVDEGLTECKICEHPRYKRIRSRSRNPQKKGTPYKMMYYFPITPRLQRLYASKATTSHMRWHNDHHFDGDTMTHPSDCAVWRHFDALHPSFWG from the coding sequence ATGAATAACGATAGAAATTGGATGTATCAAAGGTTGGAGAATGAATTTCTAACGGCTGAATATTGTGTTGGTGTAGAGTCGTTTGTAGCATTTGCACTTAGTCATCCTGAGTGTTTGTTAGATGGAAATATCCGTTGTCCTTGCAATCGAAAAAAATGTCAGAACCAAACATATTTAGATGAAGATACTGTGAAGGTACATCTCGCTCGTTATGGATTTGTACCGGATTACTACAATTGGTATTTTCATGGAGAGGAATATATTCCCCCGCTCTTTCCTAATTTTAATATGGAAGCTCCTTCGTCATCTAGGTCTCGTGTAGCACCACCAACTGCTCAAACTACATCTCCGGGttttttgaattttcttgaagaaaatgtTAACTTTGAAGAGAACCCTCAAAATGAGAATGTCAATTTCGGTGAAGAAAATCCAACAGTAAATACTGTTCATGAAGATCCTGAAAGTCCGAACAGTTATATTAAATCATTGTATGAATGCATTAAATCAGCCGAGAAAGAAATCTGGGATGGAAATCCACACGGTCATACTGTGTTGTCTGTGCTCGCTCGGTTACTGGAGATGAAACATGAACACAACATGTCTGAGCGCAACTACAATGACATGTGTCAACTTATGTCAGAGTTATGTCCGTCTGATAACTTCGTCCCTGATAGTTTTTACGCGaccaaaaaaattatcaaaGATCTAGAACTTCGGGTTGAAAAGATTGATGCATGCAACAATAATTGTATGATATACTGGGGTGTTGACGAGGGTTTAACAGAGTGTAAGATATGTGAACATCCTCGATACAAACGTATTAGAAGTCGATCTCGAAATCCTCAGAAGAAGGGAACtccgtacaagatgatgtaTTATTTTCCAATCACTCCACGCTTGCAAAGACTGTATGCTTCGAAAGctacaacatcacatatgcgtTGGCATAATGATCATCATTTTGACGGTGACACTATGACACACCCTTCTGATTGTGCAGTGTGGCGGCATTTTGACGCTTTGCATCCGTCTTTTTGGGGATGA